The proteins below are encoded in one region of Hordeum vulgare subsp. vulgare chromosome 3H, MorexV3_pseudomolecules_assembly, whole genome shotgun sequence:
- the LOC123440973 gene encoding protein IRON-RELATED TRANSCRIPTION FACTOR 2-like — translation MGHQHQMFNDPFASSMSSLEADIFSGAGGYHHFAPSPQWPGLDNNIPAAPAANNATSSGGSGSQRKMSHNAYERDRRKQLNEQYSSLRSLLPDDDHNKKMSIPTTVSRVIKYIPELQKEVDGLEKKKEELRRASCEQGLLTMRQNTAPVVSATCLDDREIMVQVSLVSTMAAALPMSKCIKVLENEGLRLINSSTSAFQNRTFYSLHLQRTQRTMSKEGQTFCNELENAVKQKAGLHLHH, via the exons ATGGGGCACCAGCACCAGATGTTCAACGACCCGTTCGCAAGCAGCATGTCGTCACTGGAGGCGGACATCTTCTCTGGCGCCGGCGGCTACCACCACTTCGCGCCATCCCCTCAGTGGCCGGGCCTCGACAACAACATACCGGCGGCGCCGGCTGCCAACAACGCCACCTCCTCCGGCGGCTCTGGATCACAGCGCAAGATGAGCCACAACGCGTACGAGCGCGACCGCCGCAAGCAGCTCAACGAGCAATATTCCTCCCTCCGCTCCCTCCTCCCCGATGACGATCACAAT AAGAAGATGAGCATTCCGACCACGGTGTCGCGGGTGATCAAGTACATCCCGGAGCTACAGAAGGAGGTCGACGgtctggagaagaagaaggaggagctcaggCGAGCCAGCTGCGAGCAAGGCCTGCTGACCATGAGGCAGAACACGGCTCCTGTCGTCTCCGCCACCTGCCTCGACGACAGGGAAATCATGGTCCAGGTCAGTCTGGTGAGCACCATGGCCGCAGCTCTGCCCATGTCCAAGTGCATCAAGGTGCTGGAGAACGAAGGCCTTCGCCTCATAAATTCCTCGACTTCCGCGTTCCAGAACAGGACCTTCTATAGCCTCCATCTTCAG AGAACCCAACGAACAATGAGCAAGGAGGGCCAAACATTTTGTAACGAACTGGAGAACGCCGTGAAGCAAAAGGCAGGACTGCATCTGCATCATTAG